In Helicobacter mastomyrinus, a single genomic region encodes these proteins:
- a CDS encoding UDP-glucuronic acid decarboxylase family protein: MLNKKILVTGGAGFLGSHLCEKLLERGDEVLCVDNLFTGAKHNIAHLLTHPRFEFMRHDVTFPLYVEVDEIYNLACPASPVHYQFDPVQTTKTSVMGAINMLGLAKRVKAKILQASTSEVYGDPEIHPQVESYKGSVNPIGIRACYDEGKRCAETLFFDYQRQHNLNIKVMRIFNTYGPRMHPNDGRVVSNFIIQALRGEDITIYGEGKQTRSFCYVDDLIRGMIALMDSRDGFYGPVNIGNPNEFSMLELAQNVLELTKSSSKLVFLPLPQDDPKQRQPDIALAKKELSWQPCVELKEGLAKTIDYFKSFL; this comes from the coding sequence ATGCTCAATAAAAAGATTCTAGTAACTGGCGGCGCGGGATTTTTAGGATCGCATTTATGTGAGAAGCTCTTAGAGAGAGGCGATGAGGTGCTATGTGTGGATAATCTCTTTACCGGTGCAAAGCATAATATCGCGCATTTGCTTACTCATCCACGATTTGAATTTATGCGGCATGATGTTACATTCCCGCTGTATGTGGAGGTTGATGAGATTTATAATCTCGCCTGTCCTGCCTCTCCAGTGCATTATCAATTTGACCCCGTGCAAACAACTAAAACCTCCGTGATGGGGGCGATTAATATGCTAGGATTAGCCAAAAGAGTAAAGGCTAAGATCCTCCAAGCCTCCACAAGCGAAGTCTATGGCGACCCTGAAATCCACCCACAAGTAGAATCTTACAAAGGCTCTGTGAATCCTATCGGTATTCGTGCGTGTTATGATGAAGGGAAGCGTTGCGCGGAAACATTATTTTTTGACTATCAAAGACAGCATAATCTTAATATCAAAGTGATGAGGATTTTTAACACCTATGGTCCTCGTATGCACCCCAATGACGGGCGAGTGGTGAGTAACTTCATCATTCAAGCCTTGAGGGGAGAGGATATTACCATTTATGGCGAGGGCAAACAAACGCGCAGCTTTTGCTATGTTGATGATTTGATACGTGGAATGATAGCGCTTATGGATAGCAGAGATGGATTCTATGGACCTGTGAATATCGGCAATCCCAATGAATTTAGTATGCTAGAACTCGCGCAAAATGTGCTAGAGCTTACAAAATCAAGCTCAAAGCTTGTATTCCTTCCCTTACCGCAAGATGACCCCAAGCAGCGGCAGCCTGATATTGCCTTAGCGAAAAAAGAGCTTTCTTGGCAGCCCTGTGTAGAGCTTAAAGAAGGCTTAGCAAAGACGATAGATTACTTTAAGAGCTTCCTATGA
- a CDS encoding heavy metal translocating P-type ATPase, with amino-acid sequence MNPANPAQENRDDLSCSCCANPAQDSQNSKKDMYYIIALIAIFGVCMALLHIESLARFELMPPLIYIVLIGIYCYAGKPIFLHFWENCKNRVFFDENTLMLFATIAALCIGEISEAVAVMLFFRVGEFLESLAIEKSKRSISALLEVMPDIAHKKDKDTLIDLPPQSLQIGDTIFIKVGEKIPTDSLIIKGKSYIDMRSINGESVPVGVKEGDSIIAGGINTSALLEAKVQKPFKDSHIAKIAALTQEASANKAKTQKTITSFARIYTPIIFVLSLCIALLPPLFNGEWHEWIYRGLVVMMISCPCALVIAVPLGYFASIGRASKEGALFKGSIYLETLSLVKNIVFDKTGTLTLGTFQILHISPSNGYTEDSLLELAALAEAHSSHPIATCIKHRKQVQMESLISYEEISGEGVCLVCDRGEILAGNATLLQKRHIAFETQESAHTIVYIAHNGVYAGYICIGDKLKEGLKDDLEALKQCGIRHFAILSGDNQASVNAVAKELGITQAYGNLLPAQKEAKLTALMSQWKGKVAFVGDGINDSIVLGRSDVGISINTGESSNDISKESADIILQRNSLCGLVKAFHIAFHTRSITWQNITFALISKLMLIILGIMGIANMWLAVFGDVGVALLALLNAMRPPRPHKVDSK; translated from the coding sequence ATGAATCCCGCAAATCCCGCGCAAGAAAATAGAGACGATTTGAGCTGCTCCTGCTGTGCAAATCCCGCGCAAGATTCACAAAATAGCAAGAAAGATATGTATTATATCATCGCTCTAATCGCCATTTTTGGCGTGTGTATGGCATTGCTCCATATAGAATCTTTAGCGCGATTTGAGCTTATGCCTCCACTTATCTATATTGTGCTCATTGGTATTTATTGCTATGCGGGGAAGCCTATTTTTCTGCATTTTTGGGAAAACTGCAAAAACAGGGTTTTTTTTGATGAAAATACCCTTATGCTCTTTGCCACAATCGCAGCGTTGTGTATTGGCGAGATAAGCGAGGCGGTGGCTGTAATGCTCTTTTTTCGTGTGGGAGAGTTTTTAGAATCTTTAGCCATAGAGAAGTCTAAGCGCTCTATATCTGCGCTTTTGGAGGTTATGCCTGACATCGCGCATAAAAAAGACAAAGATACACTCATAGATTTGCCCCCCCAATCCCTGCAAATAGGCGATACAATCTTTATCAAAGTAGGAGAGAAAATCCCCACTGATAGCCTCATTATCAAGGGGAAAAGCTATATCGATATGCGCTCAATCAATGGCGAGAGTGTGCCTGTGGGGGTTAAAGAGGGAGATTCTATCATAGCTGGGGGCATAAACACAAGTGCTTTGCTTGAAGCAAAAGTGCAAAAGCCTTTTAAAGATTCTCATATCGCTAAAATCGCTGCTCTCACGCAAGAAGCAAGCGCAAACAAAGCCAAAACGCAAAAAACTATTACATCTTTTGCACGCATTTATACGCCTATTATTTTTGTGCTATCTCTTTGTATCGCCTTACTCCCGCCACTTTTTAATGGAGAATGGCACGAGTGGATTTATCGGGGGCTAGTAGTAATGATGATAAGCTGCCCTTGCGCACTTGTAATCGCCGTGCCTTTGGGATATTTCGCTTCTATTGGACGCGCAAGTAAGGAAGGAGCGCTTTTCAAAGGCTCTATTTACCTTGAAACGCTCTCTTTGGTAAAAAATATCGTATTTGACAAGACAGGCACACTCACGCTTGGCACATTCCAAATACTCCATATCTCACCAAGCAATGGCTACACAGAAGATTCTCTACTTGAACTCGCCGCTCTAGCAGAGGCACACTCAAGCCATCCCATCGCTACTTGTATTAAACATCGCAAACAAGTGCAGATGGAATCCCTTATATCCTATGAGGAAATCAGTGGGGAGGGAGTGTGTTTAGTATGCGATAGGGGGGAGATTCTCGCAGGGAATGCTACATTACTACAAAAGAGACATATTGCCTTTGAAACACAAGAGAGTGCTCATACTATCGTGTATATCGCCCATAATGGGGTATATGCCGGATATATTTGCATAGGTGATAAGCTAAAAGAGGGGTTAAAAGATGATTTAGAGGCTTTAAAACAATGTGGCATAAGGCATTTTGCCATTCTTAGCGGGGATAATCAAGCAAGTGTCAATGCCGTAGCTAAGGAGCTAGGCATTACCCAAGCTTATGGGAATCTTCTCCCTGCACAAAAAGAAGCCAAACTCACGGCATTGATGAGCCAATGGAAGGGAAAAGTCGCCTTTGTGGGCGATGGGATTAATGATTCTATCGTATTAGGGCGAAGTGATGTAGGCATAAGCATTAACACAGGGGAAAGTAGTAATGATATAAGCAAGGAGAGTGCGGATATTATCTTGCAGCGCAACTCATTGTGTGGGCTAGTAAAGGCTTTTCACATCGCTTTTCACACGCGTTCTATCACGTGGCAAAATATCACCTTTGCGCTTATAAGTAAGCTTATGCTGATCATTTTAGGGATTATGGGTATTGCGAATATGTGGTTAGCGGTGTTTGGCGATGTGGGCGTGGCACTCCTAGCCTTGCTTAATGCTATGCGTCCCCCACGCCCTCACAAAGTAGATTCTAAGTAA
- the ftsZ gene encoding cell division protein FtsZ: MENVIDIQEVQPQPQGALVTTIGVGGGGSNMINYLMQVNPHKSVKLIAANTDVQALYKTNADIKIKLGEKLTRGLGAGAQPEIGEKAALETYEEIKAALSGSDIVFISAGLGGGTGTGAAPVVAKAAKEIGALTVSVVTKPFKYEGGRRTKLAEEGLQNLKAESDCIVVIPNERVLSIIPKNYSRTETFNMINDVLARAVTGMSNVVLNCGEGDMNVDFADVQTVMSYRGLALMGIGEATGADAASEAMRLAIQSPLLDNISIDGAKGVLVSFEAHPDYPMNALNDAMEIVHSLVDEDANVVMGTYTRNDVSADYVKVTVIATGFEKEIVTSANDTDMSNVQNPSAQAQDKGIQELNEHFRVVSQSFKEEHGLFENELDVPAYLRAARD; the protein is encoded by the coding sequence ATGGAAAATGTCATAGATATTCAAGAAGTTCAGCCTCAACCACAAGGAGCACTTGTTACGACCATTGGTGTAGGCGGTGGCGGATCAAATATGATTAATTATCTTATGCAGGTTAATCCGCATAAATCAGTGAAGCTTATCGCGGCTAATACAGACGTTCAAGCTCTTTATAAAACAAATGCCGACATTAAAATCAAACTTGGTGAAAAGCTCACAAGAGGTTTAGGCGCAGGGGCACAGCCTGAAATAGGAGAAAAGGCAGCACTAGAGACTTATGAGGAGATTAAAGCTGCTTTAAGTGGTTCAGACATAGTATTTATCTCTGCTGGGCTTGGTGGTGGCACAGGTACAGGAGCTGCTCCCGTTGTGGCTAAAGCCGCAAAAGAGATAGGAGCACTCACCGTTTCTGTGGTAACTAAGCCTTTTAAATATGAGGGTGGCAGGAGGACAAAGCTTGCCGAGGAAGGTTTGCAGAATCTTAAGGCAGAGAGCGATTGTATCGTGGTAATCCCCAATGAGCGAGTGCTTTCAATTATCCCTAAAAATTATAGTCGGACTGAAACTTTTAATATGATTAATGATGTGCTTGCACGTGCGGTAACAGGTATGTCTAATGTTGTTTTGAATTGTGGTGAGGGTGATATGAATGTGGATTTTGCCGATGTGCAGACGGTGATGAGTTATAGAGGTTTGGCTCTTATGGGGATTGGTGAAGCCACAGGTGCTGATGCAGCAAGTGAAGCTATGCGTTTGGCTATACAATCTCCTTTGCTTGATAATATTTCTATTGATGGGGCAAAAGGTGTGCTTGTGAGTTTTGAGGCACATCCTGATTACCCAATGAATGCGCTTAATGACGCAATGGAAATTGTGCATTCATTAGTTGATGAAGATGCAAATGTGGTTATGGGGACATATACGCGCAATGATGTATCTGCCGATTATGTAAAGGTTACGGTTATTGCTACAGGCTTTGAAAAAGAAATTGTAACATCTGCTAATGATACGGATATGTCAAATGTGCAGAATCCTTCAGCACAAGCGCAGGATAAAGGCATTCAGGAGCTTAACGAACATTTCCGTGTAGTTTCTCAATCTTTTAAAGAGGAGCACGGATTATTTGAAAATGAGCTTGATGTGCCTGCCTATCTACGTGCTGCAAGAGATTGA
- a CDS encoding SLC13 family permease has translation MLVALCLGLIAAFLAKTYLEASFKVSALLGIIALLVTLWTNKALPLGVVSLLPIILFPSFGILDTQSATANYANPIIFLFLGGFMLATATEKIGLHRVIAKKFLGLFPTTPKGVISALGLAACVLGTALSNSTTAILLLPIALSITQDYFLKMRFLLAVAFGASISGITTPIGSPPNLIFLGYLESLGFEGISFTTWIFMMAPLTCLMLFAMISILSYGINEHSLEVNVFDDVEITPAHKRLLFFIIILLAVLFINSPIKPFYSGLGLNENVILLAFGLLMFVPKIGFLDWDDSKSIPYELIFLFGAGFCIATAFSQSQLGGVFEGYFRQFENLPFIVFLFLACVCAIIATGFLSTTALIAILLPIIYTATQSFLKGSEPAITMLALTICASFSFMIPISTPPNAIVFAKGNIKTWDMVRFGFVLSVVGIVLVTLFAFIYWRWFV, from the coding sequence ATGCTTGTGGCATTGTGTCTTGGGCTTATTGCGGCATTTTTGGCAAAAACTTACCTCGAGGCGTCCTTTAAGGTATCGGCTCTGCTTGGCATTATCGCTTTGCTTGTTACCCTTTGGACGAATAAAGCCCTGCCCTTAGGCGTGGTCTCACTGCTACCTATTATCCTTTTCCCAAGTTTTGGGATTCTTGATACTCAAAGTGCCACGGCAAATTATGCTAATCCTATTATTTTCCTCTTTTTAGGGGGCTTTATGCTCGCCACAGCGACAGAAAAAATCGGCTTACACCGCGTGATAGCTAAAAAATTTCTAGGGCTTTTCCCTACCACACCAAAGGGCGTTATATCCGCATTAGGATTAGCTGCCTGTGTGCTAGGCACAGCACTTTCAAACTCCACTACGGCAATTTTACTTTTGCCTATTGCGCTCTCCATCACACAAGATTATTTTTTAAAAATGCGCTTTTTACTCGCTGTGGCATTTGGCGCGAGTATCAGCGGGATTACCACACCTATTGGCTCACCACCTAATTTAATTTTCCTAGGATATTTAGAAAGTCTTGGTTTTGAAGGCATTAGCTTTACTACGTGGATTTTTATGATGGCACCGCTCACTTGCCTTATGCTATTTGCCATGATTTCTATCCTCTCTTATGGGATAAATGAGCACTCATTAGAGGTTAATGTCTTTGATGATGTGGAGATAACCCCCGCGCACAAGCGGCTTTTGTTTTTTATCATTATTTTATTAGCTGTGCTTTTTATTAACTCCCCGATTAAGCCATTCTATAGCGGCTTGGGCTTGAATGAAAATGTGATTTTGCTTGCCTTTGGGCTATTGATGTTTGTGCCAAAGATTGGGTTTTTAGATTGGGATGATTCTAAGTCTATTCCTTATGAGCTGATTTTCTTATTTGGGGCGGGATTTTGTATCGCTACTGCCTTTTCACAATCCCAGCTTGGTGGGGTATTTGAAGGGTATTTTAGGCAATTTGAGAATCTGCCTTTTATCGTGTTTTTATTCTTAGCTTGTGTGTGTGCGATAATCGCGACAGGATTCTTAAGCACCACCGCGCTTATTGCGATTTTGCTGCCTATTATCTACACTGCTACGCAATCTTTCCTAAAAGGCAGTGAGCCTGCTATCACTATGCTTGCACTTACCATTTGCGCGAGTTTTTCATTTATGATACCTATATCCACGCCGCCTAATGCGATTGTATTTGCCAAAGGGAATATTAAAACTTGGGATATGGTGCGGTTTGGATTTGTGCTAAGTGTAGTGGGAATTGTGCTTGTAACGCTTTTTGCCTTTATATACTGGCGCTGGTTTGTGTAA
- a CDS encoding peptidylprolyl isomerase codes for MITWMQKHKKWLVVTIWISAIAFIGAGMVNWGSYGFGTSNDKVARVGEIDIRIPDYQRVYNNVLREYAQIPQLGGILDEAQAKQLGIPQIALERVIQQTQLLNFARDLGLRVSDDEVGQEILHANVYVDENGHFSQDVYKAALKEMHISTNEFEENIRNALLIEKVFTLMNANPALVPTWFVTPLERQTIQLAYGISDRLMVKSIPISQIRISATDDELKAFWELNANNWKTPMEFEIEYILVPFSEQHPDKEALREHYENFKSDYLDESGHLMSMEQAMDRLTYDVQKVEAERIAKREYRDLRNGSKSGITRTIKEDEGFFVKRGIDLVVADIKAAHEGQVLKPIEADEGFVTLKVLHKKESVNKRFEEAKSAVKEQYIRQKTKDGLVALAKESVKDFKGIDIGFVDRFYKGTILALNDTQKAHFLSQVFSSQALEGYVLFDDQAVLYRVLEQSYKINNQADDITMSAKNMKFQVTFDALVEYLHNTYKTTIYIDVTK; via the coding sequence ATGATTACTTGGATGCAAAAACATAAAAAATGGCTTGTTGTCACTATCTGGATCAGTGCTATTGCATTCATTGGTGCTGGAATGGTGAATTGGGGTTCATATGGGTTTGGCACAAGCAATGACAAGGTAGCTAGAGTAGGGGAGATAGACATTCGCATACCTGATTATCAGAGGGTGTATAATAATGTATTAAGAGAGTATGCGCAGATTCCACAACTAGGAGGCATACTTGATGAAGCTCAAGCTAAGCAGCTTGGCATACCGCAGATTGCACTCGAGCGTGTTATTCAGCAAACGCAGTTATTGAATTTTGCACGTGATTTGGGCTTAAGAGTAAGCGATGATGAAGTGGGGCAAGAGATTCTTCACGCTAATGTATATGTTGATGAGAATGGACATTTTAGTCAAGACGTATATAAGGCAGCCCTTAAAGAAATGCACATAAGCACAAATGAGTTTGAGGAAAATATAAGGAATGCACTTTTAATAGAGAAGGTTTTTACTCTAATGAACGCAAATCCTGCTTTGGTGCCTACCTGGTTTGTTACTCCTTTAGAAAGGCAGACAATACAATTAGCCTATGGAATAAGTGATAGACTTATGGTTAAAAGCATACCCATCTCTCAAATAAGGATTAGTGCAACCGATGATGAACTAAAGGCATTTTGGGAGCTTAATGCGAATAATTGGAAAACACCTATGGAATTTGAAATCGAGTATATTTTAGTACCTTTTAGTGAGCAGCACCCTGATAAAGAAGCTTTGAGAGAGCATTATGAAAATTTTAAAAGTGATTATCTTGATGAAAGTGGGCACTTGATGAGTATGGAGCAGGCTATGGATAGACTTACTTATGATGTGCAAAAGGTGGAGGCAGAGAGGATTGCTAAAAGAGAATATCGAGATTTAAGAAATGGTAGCAAGAGCGGCATAACTCGCACTATTAAAGAAGATGAGGGCTTTTTTGTAAAACGTGGCATTGATTTGGTAGTGGCAGATATAAAGGCTGCACACGAAGGGCAGGTGCTAAAGCCTATTGAGGCAGATGAGGGCTTTGTAACCCTAAAAGTGCTTCATAAAAAAGAAAGTGTGAATAAGAGGTTTGAAGAGGCTAAGAGTGCGGTTAAAGAGCAGTATATACGTCAAAAAACAAAAGATGGACTTGTCGCGCTTGCTAAAGAAAGCGTAAAGGATTTTAAAGGCATAGATATTGGATTTGTAGATAGATTCTATAAGGGCACTATTCTTGCGCTTAATGATACGCAAAAAGCTCATTTTCTCTCTCAAGTGTTTTCTTCTCAAGCTTTGGAGGGCTATGTGCTTTTTGATGATCAGGCGGTCCTTTATCGTGTATTGGAGCAATCCTATAAAATAAACAATCAAGCTGACGATATAACAATGTCTGCTAAGAATATGAAATTTCAGGTTACTTTTGATGCGTTGGTCGAATATCTTCATAATACTTATAAGACCACTATTTATATTGATGTAACTAAGTGA
- a CDS encoding glycosyl transferase family 90, with amino-acid sequence MKNNYFLYNLRGIARSLIPAVFLPKNREKILHNVQDRADIEYIKSRVDYYCQLKRPIQLDKEAKSLDYLRFTRKKSVYFFDTYEWACYFPQHFKAHFMFGDINFICPKPSITKSRPIESWIKAQNVAGQNATRGGAVDELPPFANSTLLNLEKVRHFTFINDPYAFEDKRDMLFYRGGIYQPHRTAFFEKYFHHKMCDLGHTGSKSIHKDWQKPKIGIAQHLPYKFLLSLEGNDVASNLKWVMSSNSLCIMPKPKFETWFMEGTLLPNIHYVEIAPDYANLEEKLTYFINHPDEAKAIIHNAHEYIKQFFDKQREAIISLLVLEKYLYYTGQIDKLRI; translated from the coding sequence ATGAAAAATAATTATTTCCTCTATAATCTTAGAGGTATTGCACGTAGCCTTATCCCGGCGGTGTTTTTGCCTAAAAATAGAGAGAAGATTCTGCATAATGTGCAGGATAGGGCAGATATTGAATATATCAAATCGCGTGTGGATTATTATTGTCAGCTTAAGAGACCTATTCAGCTTGATAAAGAGGCGAAAAGCCTTGATTATCTGCGTTTTACACGCAAGAAAAGTGTGTATTTCTTTGATACGTATGAGTGGGCTTGTTATTTTCCGCAACATTTTAAAGCGCATTTTATGTTTGGGGATATAAATTTTATCTGCCCTAAGCCCTCTATTACTAAATCTCGCCCGATTGAATCGTGGATAAAAGCACAGAATGTAGCAGGGCAAAATGCAACGAGGGGGGGGGCAGTAGATGAACTCCCACCATTTGCTAATTCTACTTTGCTTAATCTTGAGAAGGTGCGGCATTTCACATTCATTAATGATCCTTATGCTTTTGAAGACAAACGCGATATGTTATTTTATCGCGGGGGTATTTACCAGCCACATCGCACTGCCTTTTTTGAAAAATATTTTCATCACAAAATGTGTGATTTAGGACATACGGGGAGCAAAAGTATCCATAAAGATTGGCAAAAGCCTAAGATAGGTATCGCTCAACATCTCCCGTATAAATTCCTACTTTCCCTAGAGGGTAATGATGTAGCGAGTAATCTCAAATGGGTGATGAGTTCAAATTCCCTCTGTATAATGCCAAAGCCCAAATTTGAAACTTGGTTTATGGAAGGCACACTCTTGCCAAATATCCATTATGTGGAGATTGCCCCTGATTATGCTAACCTTGAAGAAAAGCTTACATATTTTATCAATCACCCTGATGAGGCTAAAGCCATCATTCATAACGCACACGAATATATCAAGCAATTTTTTGACAAGCAAAGAGAGGCGATCATCTCACTTTTAGTGCTTGAAAAGTATTTGTACTACACAGGACAGATTGATAAATTAAGAATCTAA
- the ftsA gene encoding cell division protein FtsA — MSRIILGVDIGSTKICAIIAEIKDDGIPHIVGTGIHKAEGVKKGSITNIEQASMSIRNTVNDAKMVSGEQIDKAIISLSGAYTKSIRESAIVNAPHNEIGLKEIHRVMQTAIYNAAIPEDHVLIHALPYEFRLDGQSYAEDPMGMSASRLEAFVHIVTAKKTALENLKRAVREAGLEIENIVLSSYASSIAVLSDEEKELGVACIDMGGQTCDLMVYSGYSMRYCDFLSVGSHNVTIDLATALNAHPNTAEEIKIEFGKLILNEEDKTKSINVPMMATGKNTTKLVSMEIIHAVIFARVEETLKLLEKSIEKSGLKDKIGAGITLTGGMANLDGMQECASSIFRKPVRISRPIAVDGLFDKLKGTDGATAVGLILHGAGQHTNYEMDCEKKIRYKKSSVTTDNNDIHNIELPKNAIQEPTLGSKITQIENFTEIMTSKEDKHNNIVVRFYKWVSQLF; from the coding sequence TTGAGTCGAATTATTTTGGGTGTCGATATTGGTAGCACAAAAATTTGTGCAATTATTGCTGAGATTAAAGATGATGGCATACCGCATATAGTTGGCACAGGTATTCATAAAGCAGAAGGTGTTAAAAAAGGTTCTATTACTAATATCGAGCAAGCTTCGATGTCGATACGAAATACCGTTAATGATGCAAAGATGGTTTCAGGAGAGCAGATAGATAAAGCCATTATTTCGCTTTCTGGGGCTTATACAAAGAGCATACGAGAATCAGCGATTGTTAATGCACCACATAATGAGATTGGGCTTAAAGAAATCCATCGTGTTATGCAAACAGCTATTTATAATGCTGCAATACCCGAAGATCACGTGCTTATCCACGCCTTGCCTTATGAATTTCGGCTAGATGGGCAGAGTTATGCTGAAGATCCTATGGGTATGAGTGCTTCGCGTCTTGAAGCGTTTGTGCATATTGTTACAGCTAAAAAAACAGCATTAGAGAATCTTAAGCGTGCTGTGCGTGAGGCAGGATTAGAGATTGAAAATATTGTGCTAAGCAGCTATGCTTCATCAATAGCGGTTTTAAGCGATGAAGAAAAAGAGCTTGGGGTAGCCTGTATCGATATGGGAGGGCAAACTTGTGATTTGATGGTGTATAGTGGCTATTCTATGCGATATTGCGATTTTTTAAGTGTAGGTTCTCATAATGTTACTATTGATTTAGCCACTGCTCTTAACGCCCATCCTAATACTGCCGAAGAGATAAAAATAGAATTTGGGAAACTTATTTTAAATGAAGAAGATAAGACAAAATCCATTAACGTTCCTATGATGGCAACAGGTAAAAATACCACAAAACTTGTGTCAATGGAGATTATCCATGCAGTGATTTTTGCCCGTGTGGAAGAAACTTTGAAGCTCTTAGAAAAAAGCATTGAAAAGAGTGGCTTAAAAGACAAGATTGGTGCAGGTATTACATTAACAGGTGGTATGGCAAATCTTGATGGTATGCAAGAGTGTGCTTCAAGCATTTTTCGCAAACCGGTGAGAATCTCAAGACCCATAGCAGTAGATGGACTTTTTGATAAGCTCAAAGGCACAGATGGAGCTACGGCAGTGGGATTAATCCTGCACGGAGCCGGGCAGCATACAAATTATGAAATGGATTGTGAGAAAAAGATTCGCTATAAGAAAAGTAGTGTTACCACAGATAATAATGATATACATAATATTGAATTGCCAAAAAATGCCATCCAAGAGCCAACATTGGGTTCAAAAATCACACAGATTGAAAATTTTACAGAAATTATGACGTCCAAGGAGGACAAACATAATAATATTGTTGTAAGATTTTACAAATGGGTGAGTCAATTATTCTAG